The Dokdonella koreensis DS-123 genome has a segment encoding these proteins:
- a CDS encoding winged helix-turn-helix domain-containing protein — MTSATYRFGDFRLDPATRTLSRGGETIALPSKAFDCIVYLIEHRDRAVGRDELIAAVWGKAELGDNVLGQTVLFARRALEDTGKEQHAIRTIVRYGYHWVAPVTIETAPQAMPAHASPPAGPQDDAAIVPGLDLPVPAPVTHRHRAVALRVSLALAAVALAIAGGLFWRSAAVPDRATGATAGPPAARPATLVLPATVSGDAEAGWARLGVMDLVADRLRAAGLAVVPSDNVVALARGLAADDRGDALHALATAAAAGLVVDARADALAGHWRVSLRTVLGREPPIDVQGESLDLLAAARLAGDRLAARLGGDQASTTPAAEPALEDLLQQVDAAMLSERLDSARVLLDQAGAALRADPQLRFRRAQIDYQAGQSAAAEAGFADLVATVPAEQDPIIHARALHGLGILAMQRGDSAAALPRLDAAIDLLRDRSVPDLLGKAYNSRAGAHAVRRENAAALADFAAARSALEAAGDGLALAVLDANLGAFDLLRDRHAEAVDALDRAIGRFAAFRLYAAELNARDAAAQAQLILLRPDAALASDARLHELASQVADPQRRLAAELTRAQVLAANGRLADAQALLALATADPAASPALRARAAAIAARLALAAEAPAEAERLATEALPTLPDSDDARLAEQTWITLLRAQQALGEVAAAAATVARIDARAARLDTPPAHLLARLAAAEHAADAGIAMAGFEQALAAADEGRTPLDVLLVAQGYAQRLIAAGLPGQAAPLAERVRGFADHDYEAALLQLRVYHALGQTAAWNGALARCRRLAGERVLPARLLVAP; from the coding sequence TCTACCTGATCGAGCACCGCGATCGGGCGGTCGGTCGCGACGAGCTGATCGCGGCCGTCTGGGGCAAGGCCGAGCTCGGCGACAACGTGCTCGGCCAGACCGTGCTGTTCGCGCGGCGCGCGCTGGAGGATACCGGCAAGGAGCAGCATGCGATCCGCACGATCGTGCGCTACGGTTACCACTGGGTGGCGCCGGTCACGATCGAGACCGCACCGCAGGCCATGCCCGCGCACGCGTCGCCGCCGGCAGGGCCACAGGACGACGCGGCCATCGTCCCTGGTCTGGACCTTCCGGTTCCGGCTCCGGTGACGCACCGGCATCGGGCCGTCGCGCTTCGCGTCAGCCTCGCACTGGCCGCCGTCGCGCTGGCGATCGCCGGCGGCCTGTTCTGGCGCAGCGCCGCCGTGCCGGACCGCGCCACCGGGGCCACCGCGGGCCCGCCGGCGGCGCGGCCGGCCACGCTGGTGCTGCCGGCCACGGTCAGTGGCGACGCCGAAGCCGGCTGGGCTCGCCTGGGCGTCATGGACCTGGTGGCCGACCGCCTGCGCGCGGCGGGGCTGGCCGTGGTGCCGAGCGACAACGTCGTCGCGCTCGCGCGCGGCCTCGCGGCCGACGATCGCGGCGACGCGCTGCACGCGCTGGCGACGGCCGCCGCGGCCGGACTGGTCGTCGATGCGCGCGCCGATGCGCTGGCCGGCCACTGGCGCGTCTCGCTGCGGACCGTGCTCGGCCGCGAGCCGCCGATCGACGTCCAGGGCGAATCGCTGGACCTGCTGGCCGCGGCGCGGCTGGCCGGGGACCGGCTCGCGGCACGGCTGGGCGGCGATCAGGCGAGCACCACACCGGCCGCCGAGCCGGCGCTCGAGGACCTGCTGCAGCAGGTCGACGCGGCGATGCTGTCCGAACGGCTCGACAGCGCGCGCGTCCTGCTCGACCAGGCCGGCGCGGCCCTGCGCGCGGACCCGCAGCTGCGCTTTCGGCGGGCCCAGATCGACTACCAGGCCGGCCAATCCGCCGCGGCCGAAGCCGGCTTCGCCGACCTCGTCGCCACCGTGCCGGCCGAGCAGGATCCGATCATCCATGCCCGTGCGCTGCATGGCCTGGGCATCCTGGCGATGCAGCGCGGCGACAGCGCGGCCGCCCTGCCGCGCCTGGATGCCGCGATCGACCTGCTCCGCGATCGCTCGGTGCCCGACCTGCTCGGCAAGGCCTACAACAGCCGCGCCGGTGCACATGCGGTACGGCGCGAGAACGCCGCCGCGCTCGCGGATTTCGCGGCGGCGCGCAGCGCACTGGAAGCGGCCGGCGACGGCCTGGCACTGGCGGTCCTCGATGCCAACCTCGGCGCCTTCGACCTGCTGCGCGACCGTCACGCCGAAGCGGTCGATGCACTCGACCGGGCCATCGGCCGCTTCGCCGCCTTCCGCCTCTACGCCGCCGAACTCAACGCCCGTGACGCGGCTGCGCAGGCGCAGCTGATCCTGCTGCGGCCCGACGCGGCGCTGGCCTCCGATGCGCGGCTGCACGAGCTGGCCAGCCAGGTGGCCGATCCGCAGCGCCGCCTCGCCGCGGAACTCACCCGCGCGCAGGTCCTGGCCGCCAACGGCCGGCTGGCCGACGCCCAGGCCCTGCTGGCGCTGGCCACCGCCGATCCGGCCGCCTCACCGGCCCTCCGCGCGCGCGCCGCGGCGATCGCGGCGCGCCTGGCGCTGGCGGCCGAGGCGCCGGCCGAGGCGGAACGGCTCGCCACCGAAGCACTGCCGACCCTCCCGGACAGCGACGACGCCCGCCTGGCCGAACAGACCTGGATCACCTTGCTGCGTGCACAGCAGGCGCTCGGCGAAGTCGCGGCGGCAGCCGCGACGGTCGCCCGGATCGACGCCCGGGCGGCGAGGCTGGACACACCGCCCGCGCATCTGCTTGCACGGCTGGCCGCTGCCGAGCACGCCGCCGATGCCGGCATCGCCATGGCCGGGTTCGAGCAGGCACTGGCCGCGGCGGACGAGGGCCGGACGCCGCTGGACGTCCTGCTGGTGGCGCAGGGCTATGCGCAGCGGCTGATCGCGGCCGGCTTGCCGGGGCAGGCCGCACCGCTGGCCGAGCGGGTACGCGGCTTCGCCGATCACGACTACGAAG